A segment of the Diachasmimorpha longicaudata isolate KC_UGA_2023 chromosome 5, iyDiaLong2, whole genome shotgun sequence genome:
TTTACAAATGGTAGCTTCATGAATGGTGGACATTCAAATCTGACACTAACTGAGTTGTCTCATTCACCTGTTTGGccctaattttcaaattatcgtACCCCATTTGCAATATTTCCCGGCTGGTATCGCACCGTTCCACTCTCCCTTCATCTCCTGACACCAGTAATGTACCAAGCGAGATAGCAGCCATATATCTTCAGCAGCTAGTGCCAAAAGAAACAGCAAGACAATgctcttttttattttataggaTAATTaccttataaaaaaaaataccctagaaaaagcaatttttcttctcgttATTCTTCACAGTTTCTTAtatggaaataataattgccTTAGTTTTTAATCCAGCTCCAACGATGAGTAATCATCGAGTACACGTCaactagaataaaaaattaagtaaAAACCATATTTTCTTTACAAAGTgtaacacattttattttgataccaaaagaaaaaccattatttgttatttgataaaaaattgttcgttGAAAGTGTTCACCCACAagatattttctattcaagaaattgttcacactCTCAATGATGTTCACCACGAAATTCATAAGTACTCCCCCCGTTGCACGTGCACTATAGAAAATAACCGACGATTATGTACATTAAAAACTACTACCGATGGCTTACGTGGAGAACATCACTGACTGACTCTGCAGCAGCTTAAATAAACTGTCAGCAAATCGTCAGCAATTGTAATGCCGGTGGATGTGCTTCAACACTATCAATGCCATCACCTTCATGCTATTCATTGAGATATTAAAATCTCAGAACATCTCCATAGTGTCGATGTCAGTCCCCAAATCGAGAAAATCATCGCTGTAATCTTCAACTCTCCTCTGGTGATGAACAACGACCTGTTCAGCGTGATCTGGATCGTCTGTAACTGGGCTCGGTGGGGGATTGGATACAGGCCTGTCTGAATCCACTGGATCTGCCTCCAAGCCCCTCCTCTGCCTCGCCTCAtcagcgatttgtcttcctgCCAAGTCGACTCTTGTCATGAGTGTCGGCAAATCTTTTCCAGATTGGCCTGAAATGAGAATAGATTGTCATTAAAGATTCATGTAACGATGCTTTTGTCAGCTTGACAAACTGAATTGATCGGAGGTCGAGTGACTAAAAAATGCCATTTGCCAGAGAATGATAAATTCCACTCACTCTTCATCAATTCCTTCGCCTGCTGATGTATTTGCTGCCTTTGATCAGCTCTCCTCTTCTCTGTACACTCCTTcttatcaacaaaaaatatctgGCGTATGTTCTCCTGTGGAATATAGTCGTCGGTCTTCACGAGATGTAGATAGACTCCACCTGGAGTTCTTCTTCTTGATCCGTTCATTATTAACATTCCTCCATCTGACTCGATATCTTTAGTCTTGTAATAGAACTCTATTGCTTTCTCCTTGCCAATAATGTCTACTACTCTTCctgtaattaataaatggGACTATTTACTCTCAATAGGTGGCTTTCATGAGTAGCATCATTGGGTCAAATGTTCATGAAGCACGAAAGAGATACGGAAACACATAATCAACAGTTGATACATTTGTAGAGATGCTCATTGGTCGTATTGCGGttcatgatgaaaaatattataaaaaattaataaaattatttgactTACTTATTAAAGAGTCTTTCTTCTCATTAAGCTTTTCTGCAATATCACGAGCTACTGCTTCATCAGTTCCCTCGACACCCACCGACAATTCATCAATCGTTCTCTTAGGGCCCCTGAGTTTGTCAATGTCCATGGAATTTCGTCGTTTTCCTAGTGGCAACTTCTTCATTTTCCTGTCACAGTTAGTCCTCTTTCTGTGCCGCCTGGGCTCAACTTCCCGGTCGTCCTCGGAGCTGTTGTTCCCCAGATTTAGTCTGCCGTTGAGCAGAAAATCCACTGGGAGATCGTAGTTCTCAACACTTCGACCCTGATGCATCTTTCTGGTGACACCGCAGGATACCAGATCCTCGGTGAGCACCTCCTCCTGTACCTGGGTGCACCAGATCTTGTATTTATCGGTTTTTTTCGCTTCCTCACTGGCTTTTCGTCGTATTGCTTTCAGCTTTGGACGTTTCTTCGTTTTGGGTCCTGAATCTGAATCTGTGTCACTGGCTGAGTCTGACGTCTCGTCAGTATCGTCGCTGTACGTAGGTTTTGACACCTCCACTGTTGTTACGACTGTGTGGGGCCTCTGCAAAACGTTGTAGGGCCCAAAGGTGTCAGCTGGCTGAAGAAATTGAGAAGTTATTTTGTTGTGATGATTATTTAAAGTAATTGGTGGCGAAATTGAGGTTTTGGgacgagaacaaaaaaaatggcttGTTGTATTGTCAATATTTCTGAACCCAATGATGCGAACAAAAAGCTGAAGAATCCTCGAACTTCACTCTGCCGATCTCGAGTTCTTCCTACTTGAAGAACTGTTCTATTTTGGTCCTCACCCAGGCAATGAGGcataacaaattatttaattttaaatatctTACGTTCTAACAGTGCATTTGACATGAGTCAAGAGTCATTTTAAAGGTGTCTTGTTATGTTTAAAGACGATTAAGAAATGTGACATTTCACTCTGCCGATCACGAGTTATTGGTGCTTGAACTTTGCGTTTTAGGCGAGCAAGATGATAGAGAAATTGTTTAATATATGGGGGAttctacaatttattttaGTTAGGAAGTTATCTTTCGAtccttttttattgttattcacCCGATTTCCAATGTAAATTGGCTGAAATTCATCGTGATGAATGATTTAATGCATAAACTGATCATCTGGGGAATGAATTTTCGAGGTTAAATACTGGGGCTGTCAAATAAAATTGCCATGATTTACCTCATCATCCACCACTTCCCCATCTTCCAGCTCCAACGATTCAGCCTCCATGTTATTGGAGctgtttttattttcgattttatcgAAACTAGGACGTAATTGAGGCGGTTTTAATGTTAAAACACTGACGCTTCAAATGATTACGCAGGTCATTTTTCGGAAAACCTCGGGATACCGCTTTTACCTACTGGTACACACCCAGCTATTTTCTGTTGGTTTAACAGGGAACTGCAACAATAATTCCCGTAACTTTTCAAGGCCGTGATCTTGAGATATTTCAACATCAATTTCTCGTATTTGCAACTTGCTTTCAACAACGGATCTACAATGATGCAACAAATTCATGTATTGAGTCATCATATTTTTCACTGTTGAGAATATTTACTATTTTACGATTTGCTAATTATGAAATAGATATTCATATTGGTGCGATAAAACTGAAGGGGCGCAGATGGTTTCAGCCATATCCTTTACTTCTCTTTGATTCCACGACGACGCCATTTTGGTTTATAAAATAATGCGAAAGAATCATTCCATGCCaattatattcaatgaaacgTCAATGAGAGTGTactttaatgaattaatgataattaataatagttCTATTAAAGTGTTTCCATGCATAACAAAAATACAAAGAAAAAgcaaattccaaattttcgatttcgcaaaagtttatatttcgttgacaaaatcataaaattaaaagaatatACATTAACAATTCAATCCAATACCCTCGTCAAAATCATGTacttaattgttaaattcatTGAAGACTAGTCATTCGTAAAGATTCATTCACATGAAATATTCAaccaaaaaattgtcattaaatAATCGGAAacagaataatttgaaaaataatccacacACTTTCACAATCATATTTCTCTTAAAAGTTTTAcactaaaaacaaaaaaaaaaactaataaaaattcactaaaTCCATCTAATTTACGAAATCCATTAATCTCTCTCGGAATATCAATTTATTCCAATTATtacttcataattaattaataactctTAAGAAATCATACTTAAAGAACATTTTAAAACAAACAATTGTACCTCATAAACTCATAAAAACGCTCcacttaataattaatcaccgTTGTCTCATCAGCACTGAAAAACGGAAACTCGTACCCCATTGACTATCAATTATACGCCAACGGTGGTGGAGTTACCAAGTCTTAATGCACTCTAAGGATAATTAACTGAAATAAATCCCATTCCTCTGCTCCCCAGAAGCCCATCACTCACTCCCCTCTCGTCTACCTAAAacaaacgagaaaaaaaaaataaataaagatgaaattttttttaatgttcttACAGTTGGGACACCGGGTAGAATCATGGATCGTGCAAAAAAGAACGCCATTCGTACGACCTTGACCGGAGTCTGCGTGTATAGTGGCCAGGTAAGGCTGTCTAGCGAGTCTCAAAGAAGTCCCCTTGCACTTTCCTCCATTTAATGCCACTGTAACAATTCATCAAATCCaagcagttgaaaaaaatatgattttccaaaatttttctttccaagATTTTCGTTCAATGTCTGGCCTACTCCATCAaaggtaattaattttaatatcagaacagttgataaggcaagtaaaattgtttaaaaatcgtAGGGCGTTGAGAATTAGTCACGCATCGATTCTGAACGAGATAAATAACGATAATTCAGCtttcccatttttattttcactctcgTATAGCCTTGATCAAGAAAGCTGGCGTGAAGGTTCTCAATCCGACAGATGGGCTCGTTAATCCCGACAAAAAGTTGGCAATCATCTGTCAGGTGAATTTTCAGaataaataacaaaggaaaaaaGCTGACTCGAAAGTGAACTGCTGCAAAACTACTGAACTCTGAGAGTGATATCGATACCTTCATCCGCAGAAATCAGATGATCTCATAAAAGAATGGCATTTATCaagtaattaataaataaataaattagacAATGTCTCTCTGGATCAACTCAATAAGGCAACGATAATACAGGAATCATCATCCAGTCTTGGAAATGGAATGGTGAGTTTTAGAATTAAGAGAAGTGATTAacaattttaatgataaaGTTCGTATCGCACTCACCAGGTCTCCGAGTATCATCTCCAGGGAAAAAAGTCATCAATTATCACACGTGACGAGAGGAGAATATCGGAGACAAAGAGATTTAGCCGGAATAAAATAGAGATAATTTCTGAAGTACGATTGAAGTGGTAACCCGAAGAGCACTGTTCAGTCGTGGATCGAGCGTAGTCGTGTGAGGGCTGACTGAGGGTAGAAGAGGAAGCCGATGCCTGAAGCCGGGCGTGCAGCAAATAAGAAGGAGAGACggttaaaacaaaaataaaagaaaaataagagaTGTGTAtaaagaggagaaaaagaaacgagaaaataaagaaaaaccaTGGGAGCCCTTGAAAGGCGAATTGGAAAGTATGTCGGAGGTGCATGAGCATTGTACAAATGACTCTAGAGCTCGTTGAAGACATTTTTCGtcattaaatcattttttcggcGACCCTCaccttgaaatattttagaatAGAGAGAAGGGTGAAGGGAGGACTAGCgagcaaaaaatcaagttcatttttttatcattcatacgtttaatcgttcccacagtatttttaatatttaattttttattaccggAAATGTTGATGTGGTTCATGGGGAGATTGactttttgacatttttcatcAGTAAATCATTGCATTGGACGACCTTCACCTTGAAGTGattgagaataaaagaaagggAGAAGGGATCGGTTGTAAGTAGACatcgaaatcaattttttaaatattggaGAACATTAAAATCATAGCATTTGTTTGTCTGCATTTAACAACAAGTCCAAactacatttttcattattaaataatttttattcagttgGCTCTCACCTTGAGATGCTGTTTTTAATTGATGTGGAATGTTTGAGAGGCATTCAGgactaaaaaattaaagttcatCCCCGAAGAAaaactgatgaaaatttttaaaaattccaaccGAATAAAAAgttagaagaaaaaatcacTCATTAACAACttatcatttattcattattaaatatctttttattcaattcaggCTCACCTTCAACACCATTTGATGCAGAAATAAAATCCTTCGAGGGAATTTCGACTGGAAGAATCAAAATCCTCCCCTTCACCGATCGAAGCCATCTTCGTCCCCCTCAAAAATCTATTCTCAGTTAACTCCACCAATCAACCACATTATTAGTTAATCACAAACCTCTAGAACTGTGCGAGTATCTCGATCCGTCGCGttacaaataaaatttgttgtataaaataaaaaagtcaccgaagaataaaaaaaaacattgaaagtattgaaaataaaaaccaaaGCGGCATGGGAACCGGTTCTTCGTGAAGTTGGGGGGGAGGTTTGCAGCCTCACGGGCAAAATCATCTGTCTGGGCTTCTCTGTTTCTACACAAGACCCGGATTCCTATAACCGCATCCATCGGGGATAATTTACCGATTCAACTGGTTCAAATTCCTATCAATGCGCGTTACAGATGCCGATAAAAAGTTAAAGCAGTCGATTCCCCGAACTCTTggtgatttttgtttttgaatGGAAGCTTTGTAATCGTtggattttctaattttgcttGTAAATGATATAGAATGATCTGAAAcgcaaaaatacaaaatttcagCAGCATGTGTGTATGTGCGCATGGGCACCTTGGCCCATTCTTTTAGAAAATCAAAGGAATAAACGGCTAAAGTTATTCCGCGAAAGGTCGAATTTCGTCAAATCACAGGTATTACTAAGGACTAAGTCTGTGCCGAAATTCAACGCCATTGGTCAAGccgtttttcataaatttccatttcgTTTCGAACCGGTTAACGCAAATATCTCGAACACTATCGAAtcgatgagaatttttcacCTCTCAAAATATTCGTCTTGATGTACTCTATCTCTAtctcaatcaatcaaaatatcTATACCGGTTCTCACTAAGTTTTCCAGATATTCCAATTTATCTGTTTTATCCAAAAAAAGTTTGTTAGCTCGGTAACATTGCGATaaattgattcattaatttgaaatttggcATAAAATTTCCTCTTAACAATGAAATGTTCGGTGTATTGAAGAGCGGCTGAATCGGATCATTAGTTCATGATATATTCCAGTTTATATGAAAATCGATTTCCTTCAGTATCTTGAAAACTATGAAACCGTTTTACGTGTTTGCCCTCATAAAATTTTCGTTTCGGTTTTTCATCCCCATTCAGtcgaaaaaattgcaatatttCCCCACGATTATATATCACTCGGTACCTGAAATCGGATGGGCCCCTCTTGTTCCGCCCCCACGAGAAATAGTGCAAGTGTTGAAACAAgagggttgggggggggggaggaggggggtaCAATAGACTAGTCGATGAAGTACGTGGAAACAAAGGGGACCAAGCGGTGGTTTTATGCGGCAGCCGATGGCTTTTCTCACAATTCAATTCCCGGTTATGCCGGTATATCCCCACGAGTTAAAttaaacgttaaaaaaaatatacgtaCATACATGCATAAAGGAATTTACACGTGGAAACAAAGCACCTGTAGTTACTGAGAGGGGAAGAGGGAGGAGAAAGGGAGACCGGTTCGCACACACATTATGTGGAGGGACTATTCTTCGTTGAGAGCTAATACTCTTGCGATTTTTCGTCCCTAAACTGCAGGTGAACCTCCAGGGCTAttttgtgattaaaaaattatattaaactTTTTTAAACATCTGGGGAATTTTTATCCGAATATCAGGAACATTTAGTCCgtgaggaataatttttagaaTGTTTTATTATACGATTGTCATTCGCATTGTCAATTGTTCATAAAGTCGTTTGCTACGTAATTTTGTTTCGTgttgtaaattttaaataaagtcCTTTGCTACACGATTATACTTCCTAATGtaaatttcatgtttttttt
Coding sequences within it:
- the LOC135162992 gene encoding phosphorylated adapter RNA export protein, encoding MEAESLELEDGEVVDDEPADTFGPYNVLQRPHTVVTTVEVSKPTYSDDTDETSDSASDTDSDSGPKTKKRPKLKAIRRKASEEAKKTDKYKIWCTQVQEEVLTEDLVSCGVTRKMHQGRSVENYDLPVDFLLNGRLNLGNNSSEDDREVEPRRHRKRTNCDRKMKKLPLGKRRNSMDIDKLRGPKRTIDELSVGVEGTDEAVARDIAEKLNEKKDSLIRRVVDIIGKEKAIEFYYKTKDIESDGGMLIMNGSRRRTPGGVYLHLVKTDDYIPQENIRQIFFVDKKECTEKRRADQRQQIHQQAKELMKSQSGKDLPTLMTRVDLAGRQIADEARQRRGLEADPVDSDRPVSNPPPSPVTDDPDHAEQVVVHHQRRVEDYSDDFLDLGTDIDTMEMF